A genomic region of Limnohabitans curvus contains the following coding sequences:
- a CDS encoding class III extradiol dioxygenase subunit beta, whose product MAKITASVYTSHVPAIGAALDLGKTQEDYWKPVFAGYDFSKQWMKDNKPDVIFLVYNDHATAFSLDMIPTFAIGTAAEYTPADEGYGARPVPVVKGHPELASHIAQSVIQQDFDLTIVNKMDVDHGLTVPLSLMCGEQDPVKGAWPCPVIPFAVNVVQYPVPSGQRCFNLGQAIRKAIESYDEDINVHIWGTGGMSHQLQGARAGLINREWDNNWLDLMINDPVACAAVPHIDYVREAGSEGIELVMWLIARGAMSDIQDGKATGPAPKLTHRFYHVPASNTAVGHAILENAI is encoded by the coding sequence ATGGCAAAAATTACCGCATCCGTTTACACCTCCCACGTGCCCGCCATCGGCGCGGCCTTGGACCTCGGCAAGACCCAAGAAGACTACTGGAAGCCAGTCTTCGCTGGCTATGACTTCTCCAAACAATGGATGAAGGACAACAAGCCAGACGTGATCTTCTTGGTCTACAACGACCACGCTACGGCGTTCAGCTTGGACATGATCCCTACCTTTGCCATCGGCACCGCGGCTGAATACACGCCAGCTGACGAAGGCTATGGCGCGCGTCCCGTGCCGGTGGTCAAAGGCCATCCCGAGCTGGCGTCGCACATCGCGCAGTCGGTCATTCAACAAGACTTTGACTTGACCATCGTCAACAAGATGGATGTGGACCACGGTTTGACCGTGCCACTGTCATTGATGTGCGGCGAGCAAGACCCTGTCAAAGGCGCTTGGCCTTGTCCCGTCATCCCGTTCGCTGTGAACGTGGTGCAGTACCCCGTGCCGAGTGGTCAGCGTTGTTTCAACCTCGGTCAAGCGATTCGCAAAGCCATTGAGAGCTACGACGAAGACATCAACGTGCACATCTGGGGCACAGGCGGCATGAGCCACCAGTTGCAAGGCGCGCGTGCGGGCCTGATCAACCGCGAGTGGGACAACAACTGGCTCGACCTGATGATCAACGACCCTGTCGCTTGCGCCGCCGTGCCGCACATCGACTACGTGCGCGAAGCCGGTAGCGAAGGCATTGAGTTGGTGATGTGGCTCATCGCGCGTGGTGCGATGTCTGACATTCAAGACGGCAAAGCCACAGGCCCTGCGCCCAAATTGACGCACCGTTTCTACCATGTGCCTGCATCGAACACTGCTGTGGGTCACGCTATTCTTGAGAATGCAATTTAA
- a CDS encoding Gfo/Idh/MocA family oxidoreductase: MSKTIKVALAGAGAFGIKHLDGIKNIDGVEVVSLISRDLEKTKEVADKYGIQHVTTDLADSLALPEVDAVILCTPTQMHAAQSLACLKAGKHVQVEIPLADSWKDAEEVARVAKEKGLVAMCGHTRRFNPSHQWVHNKIKAGEFNIQQMDVQTYFFRRTNMNALGQARSWTDHLLWHHAAHTVDLFAYQAGSPIVKANAVQGPIHPALGIAMDMSIQLQAANGAICTLSLSFNNDGPLGTYFRYIGDTGTYLARYDDLYTGKEEQIDVSKVAVSMNGIELQDREFFAAIKEGREPNSSVAQVLPCYKVLHDLELQLNA, encoded by the coding sequence ATGAGCAAAACCATCAAAGTCGCCTTGGCTGGCGCAGGTGCTTTCGGCATCAAACACTTGGACGGCATCAAAAACATCGACGGCGTGGAAGTCGTGTCATTGATCAGCCGTGATTTAGAAAAAACCAAAGAAGTCGCTGACAAATACGGCATCCAACACGTCACCACCGACTTGGCCGACAGCTTGGCTTTGCCCGAAGTGGACGCCGTGATTTTGTGTACCCCTACACAAATGCACGCTGCACAAAGCTTGGCTTGCTTGAAGGCTGGCAAACACGTGCAAGTGGAAATTCCCTTGGCCGACAGCTGGAAAGATGCGGAAGAGGTCGCGCGCGTGGCCAAAGAAAAAGGCTTGGTCGCCATGTGCGGTCACACCCGTCGCTTCAACCCCAGCCATCAGTGGGTGCACAACAAAATCAAAGCAGGCGAATTCAACATCCAACAAATGGATGTGCAAACCTATTTCTTCCGCCGCACCAACATGAACGCCTTGGGCCAAGCCCGTAGCTGGACCGACCACTTGCTGTGGCACCACGCTGCGCACACCGTGGATTTGTTTGCTTACCAAGCGGGCAGCCCCATCGTCAAAGCCAATGCCGTGCAAGGCCCCATCCACCCAGCATTGGGCATCGCGATGGACATGAGCATTCAGTTGCAAGCGGCCAATGGCGCGATTTGTACCTTGAGCTTGTCGTTCAATAACGATGGTCCTTTGGGCACGTACTTCCGCTACATCGGCGACACGGGCACTTACTTGGCCCGTTACGACGATCTGTACACCGGCAAAGAAGAGCAAATCGACGTGTCCAAAGTGGCGGTGTCCATGAACGGCATCGAGTTGCAAGACCGTGAGTTCTTCGCCGCCATCAAAGAAGGCCGTGAGCCGAATTCCAGCGTGGCTCAAGTGCTGCCTTGCTACAAGGTGCTGCACGACTTGGAGTTGCAACTCAACGCGTGA
- a CDS encoding CHRD domain-containing protein, which produces MSSFKAFMGRVFLSSCVALLASCASVYGDPNTVKLGGQLTGMNEVPSNPSMGKGTVEAVFNKQTSELTWTVTYAGLSGPVVAGHFHGPAPAGANAGVALGFKGPLESPIKGSATLSTAQSKDLLDGKWYVNLHTKVSPGGEVRAQVLPTHQRLGY; this is translated from the coding sequence ATGTCATCTTTCAAAGCCTTCATGGGTCGCGTATTTTTGTCGTCGTGCGTCGCGCTACTTGCAAGCTGTGCATCTGTTTACGGTGACCCAAACACCGTGAAGTTAGGCGGTCAACTCACCGGCATGAATGAAGTTCCGTCAAACCCGAGTATGGGCAAAGGAACAGTTGAAGCAGTTTTCAACAAACAAACGAGTGAACTCACATGGACCGTCACCTACGCTGGCTTGAGTGGTCCAGTAGTTGCCGGACATTTTCATGGCCCCGCACCGGCCGGCGCGAATGCCGGCGTCGCACTGGGTTTTAAAGGCCCTCTTGAAAGCCCCATCAAAGGCAGCGCCACACTTTCAACTGCGCAATCGAAAGACCTGCTGGATGGCAAGTGGTATGTGAACCTTCACACCAAAGTCAGTCCTGGCGGCGAAGTTCGGGCACAAGTTCTACCGACACATCAGCGTCTTGGCTACTAG
- the fumC gene encoding class II fumarate hydratase, which produces MATRIEHDSLGAIEVPEERLWGAQTQRSLAHFHISCEKMPTEVMHALAQVKAVCANVNFELGLLAKSKAHAIAAAAKEVLSGMHSDEFPLSVWQTGSGTQSHMNMNEVLANRASELLGGKRGLGRLIHPNDDVNLGQSSNDIFPTAMHVAAVTEIANRLLPSLARLTQSLRAKADEFHEIYKIGRTHLQDATPLTLGQEMSGYVAQLEHAASCIQQALTSIYPLAVGGTAVGTGLNTHPEFGERVATALAQSTDLPFVSATNKFAALAAHDGLVVAHGALKVLAIALMKIANDIRWLASGPRCGLGEIALPENEPGSSIMPGKVNPTQSEAMAMLACQVLGNDVAISLGGASGNFELNVYKPLIAHNFMQSVRLLTDGMQSFETHCVRGIEAQRERIAELVHRSLMLVTALVPHIGYDRAAQIAKQAQREGSTLKAAALALGFVSAADFDRWVKPENMIGNQKQ; this is translated from the coding sequence ATGGCAACACGCATAGAACATGACTCGTTGGGTGCCATCGAGGTGCCGGAAGAAAGACTTTGGGGCGCTCAAACCCAACGCTCTCTTGCGCACTTTCACATCTCTTGCGAGAAGATGCCCACTGAAGTCATGCATGCGCTTGCACAAGTCAAGGCAGTTTGCGCCAATGTCAATTTCGAATTGGGATTGCTTGCAAAAAGTAAAGCCCACGCGATTGCAGCAGCCGCAAAGGAAGTGTTGTCGGGCATGCATTCCGACGAGTTTCCTTTGTCGGTTTGGCAAACGGGCTCTGGCACCCAAAGCCATATGAACATGAACGAGGTACTGGCCAACCGAGCGTCTGAATTACTAGGCGGGAAGCGAGGACTTGGTCGACTCATTCACCCCAATGACGACGTGAACCTTGGGCAATCGTCCAATGATATTTTCCCAACGGCCATGCATGTAGCGGCCGTCACTGAAATAGCCAATCGTTTGCTACCCAGCTTGGCACGGTTGACGCAAAGCTTGCGCGCCAAGGCTGACGAGTTCCATGAGATTTACAAAATCGGTCGGACCCACTTGCAAGATGCAACACCACTGACATTGGGGCAAGAAATGTCGGGCTATGTGGCACAGCTAGAGCACGCGGCCTCATGCATCCAACAAGCACTGACATCGATTTACCCATTGGCCGTTGGTGGCACGGCCGTTGGCACGGGCCTCAACACGCATCCCGAATTTGGTGAGCGCGTGGCGACTGCGTTGGCGCAATCTACAGACCTGCCGTTTGTGAGTGCGACCAATAAATTTGCAGCACTTGCCGCTCATGATGGTTTGGTGGTTGCGCACGGTGCGCTCAAGGTGCTTGCCATCGCCTTGATGAAAATTGCCAATGACATCCGCTGGCTGGCATCCGGACCACGCTGTGGACTTGGCGAAATCGCCTTGCCGGAAAACGAACCCGGCAGTTCGATCATGCCGGGCAAAGTCAATCCAACCCAATCAGAAGCCATGGCCATGCTGGCCTGCCAAGTGCTGGGAAACGATGTCGCCATCAGTTTAGGGGGCGCTTCTGGAAATTTTGAGCTCAATGTGTACAAGCCATTGATTGCCCACAACTTCATGCAAAGCGTGCGTTTACTCACCGATGGCATGCAGAGCTTTGAAACACATTGTGTGCGTGGCATCGAAGCCCAACGTGAACGAATTGCTGAATTGGTCCATCGTTCACTGATGCTGGTGACGGCATTGGTACCTCACATTGGCTATGACCGTGCTGCTCAAATTGCCAAGCAAGCTCAGCGCGAAGGCAGCACATTAAAAGCCGCAGCATTGGCATTGGGATTTGTGTCCGCAGCAGATTTCGACCGTTGGGTAAAACCAGAAAATATGATTGGCAATCAAAAACAATAG
- a CDS encoding FAD-dependent oxidoreductase translates to MNDTLHPLHQRISTDLSQFKDHDTVDLVVIGSGGAGFSAALNAAIDGARVLLVERMAHVGGTTALSAATTWVPGTKRGLEVNPDDTPERVATFLNLAVGERSDAKLRQAFIDNGPHAVAKLEANSALQFQVRMLHPDYLSELEGSVLRGRAIEPQPFDGKLLGPNLPLVRNPIPEFTVLGGMMVDRDDIFHLLRLTETWKSFSYSVRIIVRHFLDKLLHPRSTRLVMGNAMIARMLYSYIQRQGILVTNTEATQLLQNGNAIQGVALQQTLPDGSVVKRTVRSKGGVVMASGGFNRHPTRRADMLPGAKEAWCPAGPGHTGKAQDLALLAGGQLGTGGLSNAFWAPVSTRQRADGSTAVFPHFVMDRGKPGMLTVDSQGQRYLNESTSYHLFGIAMQAHHATTPSVPSWLVCDAGALKRYGIGMVRPGGKGLAPFLADGYLKQGNTLTELAQQLNVPADKLKATVERFNAFADKGVDEDFQRGTTDYQRANGDATWHGPNPCLGALREGPFYAVALYPGDIGAATGLVTDGDARVLNAQGQAIEGLYACGNDMHSIMGGIYPAPGITIGPGVTFGYLAAKHAVARAHHIGS, encoded by the coding sequence ATGAACGACACCTTGCATCCCCTGCATCAGCGCATCAGCACTGACCTGTCGCAATTCAAAGACCACGACACCGTGGACTTGGTGGTGATTGGTTCTGGCGGCGCAGGTTTTTCAGCCGCACTGAATGCCGCGATTGACGGCGCACGCGTGCTGCTGGTCGAGCGCATGGCACATGTGGGTGGCACCACCGCTTTGTCGGCAGCCACCACGTGGGTGCCCGGCACCAAGCGCGGCCTGGAAGTCAACCCAGACGACACGCCCGAGCGCGTGGCCACGTTTTTGAACCTCGCCGTGGGTGAACGCTCGGACGCGAAGCTGCGCCAAGCATTCATCGACAACGGCCCACACGCCGTCGCCAAACTCGAAGCCAACAGCGCCTTGCAATTTCAAGTGCGCATGTTGCACCCTGACTATTTGTCTGAACTCGAAGGCTCGGTGCTGCGTGGCCGTGCGATTGAGCCACAGCCCTTTGATGGCAAATTGCTCGGCCCCAACCTACCGCTCGTGCGCAACCCCATCCCCGAGTTCACCGTGCTCGGCGGCATGATGGTGGACCGTGACGACATCTTCCATTTGCTGCGTTTGACGGAAACTTGGAAGTCGTTCAGCTACAGCGTGCGCATCATCGTGCGCCATTTCCTGGACAAACTGCTGCACCCACGCAGCACGCGTTTGGTCATGGGCAACGCCATGATTGCGCGCATGCTCTACAGCTACATCCAACGCCAAGGCATACTGGTGACCAACACCGAAGCCACACAACTGCTGCAAAACGGCAACGCCATTCAAGGTGTGGCACTGCAACAAACCCTGCCTGATGGCAGCGTGGTGAAACGCACGGTGCGCAGCAAAGGCGGCGTGGTCATGGCCAGCGGTGGTTTCAACCGCCACCCCACACGCCGTGCAGACATGCTGCCCGGCGCCAAAGAAGCATGGTGCCCTGCAGGCCCCGGCCACACAGGCAAGGCGCAAGACTTGGCGCTCCTTGCTGGTGGCCAACTCGGCACCGGCGGTTTGAGCAATGCGTTTTGGGCCCCCGTCTCCACACGTCAACGTGCCGACGGCAGCACCGCTGTGTTTCCACACTTTGTGATGGACCGCGGCAAGCCCGGCATGCTCACCGTGGACAGCCAAGGTCAACGCTACCTGAACGAATCCACCTCGTACCACTTGTTTGGCATTGCCATGCAAGCCCACCACGCCACCACGCCCAGCGTGCCGTCGTGGTTGGTGTGCGATGCAGGCGCGTTGAAGCGCTATGGCATCGGCATGGTTCGCCCCGGTGGAAAAGGTTTGGCACCGTTCTTGGCCGATGGGTACTTGAAACAAGGCAACACCTTGACAGAGCTCGCCCAACAACTGAATGTGCCCGCAGACAAACTCAAAGCCACCGTCGAACGCTTCAATGCATTTGCTGACAAAGGTGTCGACGAAGATTTCCAACGCGGCACCACCGACTACCAACGCGCCAACGGCGATGCCACATGGCATGGCCCCAATCCGTGTTTGGGCGCGTTGCGCGAAGGCCCCTTCTATGCCGTGGCGCTCTACCCCGGTGACATTGGTGCGGCCACAGGCTTGGTCACCGATGGCGATGCCCGTGTACTGAACGCACAAGGCCAAGCCATTGAAGGACTGTATGCCTGCGGCAACGACATGCACTCCATCATGGGGGGCATTTATCCAGCGCCTGGCATCACCATCGGGCCCGGTGTGACATTTGGCTACTTGGCAGCCAAACACGCAGTGGCGCGAGCCCATCACATCGGTTCATGA
- a CDS encoding shikimate dehydrogenase family protein yields MLENYSGATRVHLIVGDPIAQVKSPFGVTQAFESHGRDAICVPAHVTPADLTDWWAGTKRARNIDGLIVTVPHKFACTAFCDTLSERAAFLGTVNTVRRDAQGHWHGDMFDGLGYVRAMEKNGCTLNNKRALLVGAGGAGSAIAHSLVLAGVSELAIHDPDDQRRQSLIDRLNSLKLGKVTHLEKFTLGSPDPTGFDVVVNATPIGMKESDPTPIDASKIHGDMFVGCVITAPAITPLIAAARAKGCKTVTGADMFAQVRELMVNFLLEA; encoded by the coding sequence ATGCTTGAAAACTACAGCGGCGCCACACGTGTTCACCTCATTGTTGGCGACCCCATTGCCCAAGTGAAATCACCTTTTGGCGTGACCCAAGCCTTTGAATCGCATGGCCGCGACGCCATCTGCGTCCCCGCCCACGTCACCCCTGCGGACTTGACTGATTGGTGGGCAGGCACCAAGCGTGCGCGCAACATCGACGGCCTCATCGTCACCGTGCCGCACAAATTTGCCTGTACCGCGTTTTGCGACACCTTGTCAGAGCGCGCCGCTTTTCTGGGCACCGTGAACACCGTGCGACGCGACGCGCAAGGCCATTGGCATGGCGACATGTTCGATGGTTTGGGCTATGTGCGCGCCATGGAGAAGAACGGTTGCACGTTGAACAACAAACGCGCCTTGTTGGTCGGCGCAGGTGGCGCAGGCTCTGCCATTGCGCACAGTTTGGTGCTGGCGGGGGTGAGCGAGTTGGCCATTCACGACCCCGATGACCAACGCCGTCAATCCTTGATCGACCGCCTCAATAGCTTGAAGTTGGGCAAGGTCACCCATCTTGAAAAGTTCACACTTGGCAGCCCCGACCCCACAGGCTTTGATGTGGTCGTCAACGCCACGCCCATCGGCATGAAAGAAAGTGACCCCACACCCATCGATGCGAGCAAGATTCACGGCGACATGTTTGTCGGCTGTGTCATCACCGCACCGGCCATCACCCCGTTGATTGCGGCGGCGCGCGCCAAAGGCTGCAAAACCGTGACGGGCGCCGACATGTTTGCGCAAGTGCGCGAACTGATGGTTAATTTCTTATTGGAGGCCTGA
- a CDS encoding IclR family transcriptional regulator, with protein sequence MSGVLERTLGILELLSSQEQGVELAVLADKLNMPKSAAHRLLADLIRFGYVRQTRDMGEYVLTTKLVSLGLTYLSKTGVIDVAQPLLDRLAEQTGELVRLSVVDGDRLIWVARAQGARQGLRYDPDMGSIARLSCSSSGLAWLSTMKDDDALALVSQQGLGTPQEFGPNAPKSLKAFLKVLQDTRKQGYSLTEETYTAGLNAIAVPVGLAGQLPMGTISVAGPSARLTRERMLALVPDMLSYAAQLAAASGASPMLTRGTSHVRLQPIYAA encoded by the coding sequence ATGAGCGGCGTACTTGAGAGAACTTTGGGCATCTTGGAGCTCTTGTCTAGCCAAGAGCAGGGCGTTGAGCTGGCTGTGTTGGCCGACAAACTCAACATGCCCAAGAGCGCGGCGCACCGCTTGTTAGCCGACCTGATTCGCTTTGGCTACGTGCGCCAAACGCGTGACATGGGTGAATACGTGTTGACCACCAAACTCGTGTCGCTGGGCTTGACCTACCTGAGTAAAACAGGCGTCATCGACGTTGCACAACCCTTGCTCGACCGTCTGGCCGAGCAAACGGGAGAGCTGGTGCGTTTGTCGGTGGTGGACGGTGACCGCTTGATTTGGGTGGCACGTGCACAAGGCGCACGCCAAGGCCTGCGCTATGACCCGGACATGGGCAGTATTGCGAGGTTGAGCTGTTCGTCATCTGGCTTGGCTTGGTTGTCCACGATGAAGGATGACGATGCTTTGGCGTTGGTGTCGCAACAAGGCTTGGGCACGCCGCAAGAGTTTGGTCCCAATGCCCCTAAGAGTTTGAAAGCCTTCCTGAAGGTGTTGCAAGACACGCGCAAACAAGGCTACAGCCTGACCGAAGAAACCTACACCGCTGGTTTGAACGCCATTGCCGTGCCGGTGGGCTTGGCTGGGCAGTTGCCCATGGGCACCATCAGCGTAGCGGGGCCTTCTGCACGTTTGACGCGCGAGCGCATGTTGGCACTTGTGCCTGACATGCTGTCGTATGCAGCGCAGCTGGCCGCGGCCAGTGGTGCTTCGCCTATGCTGACACGCGGTACCAGCCACGTGCGTTTGCAACCTATTTACGCGGCTTGA
- a CDS encoding FAD-dependent oxidoreductase has product MTAPSIDTVAAKVWDCDLLVVGSGAGALSTAVTAAHLGLQVIVVEKDPHYGGTTAWSGGWMWIPRNPFAIQAGITEPIEKPLSYLRHELGEQFDEMRARTFLTHGPRMVRFFEEHTALQFMDGNAVPDFHGRTEDAALGGRSVCAAPFNGRLLGKHVKQLKTPLYEMTFLGMGIASGADIRHFFNALRSWGSFLHVAKRVTRHLLDLAMHGRGMQLVNGNALVAGLAKSAFDAGVDIRVNSPVVRLVTEAGADGVQKVRGAVVMHNGVEQTIRAKRGVMLATGGFPHDPERKSQLLPHDPTGQQHFSAASRGNTGDGLRLGESVGAVVANDLKHAAAMAPVSLVPRADGSIAHFPHLIERGKPGLIAVTRFGKRFVNEADSYHDFMQGLINALPEGEPVQAWLVVDHRFIRRWGLGAVKPAPVPMHGMLANGYLKRGSTLAELAQACGIDAVALQNTVARYNTQADIGYDGEFAKGQTAYNRVQGDATHEGRNPNMAPIQDGPFFAVRVVAGSLGTFAGLRCNEHAQVLNAQGRPIDGLYAGGNDLSSVMGGNYPSGGITLGPAMTFGYLAAHHAARLSPDFASSEHPFLKRTSPMYYELATMTLPFGTAAQAAANVQTFCAQGQGELLGCWFTDIGVLNQMMVLRGFDDLATLQAERNRTQHNASPFGCGDIFQSLEQHSYQGFPWMKPVRPSAESGINGPVYEIRTYGIKPGGVQPTIDLWEQAIPVREKISPCVVAMVALDGPLRFTNIWAYPTLDARSKARADAVAQGIWPPKGGPANLTTNMVSTIAMPTAVSPLK; this is encoded by the coding sequence ATGACCGCCCCTTCAATCGACACCGTTGCAGCCAAAGTTTGGGATTGCGATTTGCTCGTCGTGGGCTCGGGCGCAGGTGCGCTGTCCACCGCGGTGACGGCTGCACACCTTGGCCTCCAAGTCATCGTGGTGGAGAAAGACCCGCACTACGGCGGCACCACCGCTTGGTCGGGTGGCTGGATGTGGATTCCACGCAACCCATTTGCCATCCAAGCGGGCATCACCGAGCCGATTGAAAAACCGCTCTCATACTTGCGTCACGAGTTGGGCGAACAGTTTGATGAAATGCGTGCGCGCACGTTCCTCACCCACGGCCCACGCATGGTGCGCTTCTTTGAAGAGCACACGGCTTTGCAGTTCATGGATGGCAACGCCGTTCCCGACTTCCATGGTCGCACCGAAGACGCGGCGCTGGGCGGCCGCTCGGTATGTGCAGCGCCGTTCAACGGTCGCTTGCTGGGCAAGCATGTGAAGCAGCTCAAAACACCTCTGTATGAGATGACTTTTCTGGGCATGGGCATTGCGTCGGGGGCTGACATTCGTCATTTCTTCAATGCCTTGCGTTCATGGGGCTCGTTCTTGCATGTGGCCAAGCGTGTCACACGTCATCTGTTGGATTTGGCGATGCATGGCCGTGGCATGCAGTTGGTCAACGGCAATGCCTTGGTCGCTGGTTTGGCCAAATCTGCCTTTGATGCGGGTGTGGACATTCGCGTGAACAGCCCTGTGGTGCGTTTGGTCACAGAAGCCGGTGCTGACGGTGTGCAAAAAGTGCGTGGCGCTGTGGTGATGCACAACGGCGTTGAGCAAACCATCCGCGCCAAGCGCGGTGTGATGTTGGCCACAGGTGGCTTTCCGCATGACCCCGAGCGCAAGAGCCAACTGCTGCCACACGACCCCACAGGCCAACAACATTTCTCAGCCGCCTCGCGCGGCAACACCGGCGATGGTTTGCGCTTGGGCGAATCCGTCGGTGCTGTGGTGGCCAACGATTTGAAGCACGCGGCTGCGATGGCGCCCGTGTCTTTGGTGCCACGTGCCGATGGCTCAATCGCGCATTTCCCGCACTTGATTGAGCGCGGCAAGCCTGGCCTCATTGCCGTCACCCGCTTTGGCAAACGCTTTGTGAACGAAGCCGACTCGTACCACGACTTCATGCAAGGTTTGATCAACGCATTGCCAGAAGGCGAGCCCGTGCAAGCGTGGCTGGTGGTGGACCACCGCTTCATCCGTCGCTGGGGCTTGGGTGCGGTCAAACCTGCACCTGTGCCCATGCACGGCATGTTGGCCAATGGTTACTTGAAGCGTGGCAGTACCTTGGCAGAGTTGGCGCAAGCATGTGGCATCGACGCCGTGGCTTTGCAAAACACCGTGGCCCGTTACAACACCCAAGCCGACATTGGCTACGACGGTGAATTTGCCAAAGGCCAAACCGCCTACAACCGCGTGCAAGGCGACGCCACACACGAAGGCCGCAACCCCAACATGGCGCCCATTCAAGACGGCCCGTTTTTCGCCGTGCGCGTCGTGGCTGGCAGCTTGGGCACGTTTGCCGGTTTGCGCTGCAACGAACACGCGCAAGTGCTCAACGCGCAAGGCCGACCCATCGACGGTTTGTACGCCGGTGGCAACGACCTCTCCAGCGTGATGGGTGGCAACTACCCGAGTGGCGGCATCACCCTAGGCCCCGCCATGACCTTTGGTTATTTGGCTGCGCATCATGCGGCCCGCTTGTCACCTGACTTCGCATCTTCCGAACATCCATTTTTGAAAAGGACCTCTCCCATGTATTACGAACTCGCCACCATGACGCTGCCCTTTGGCACCGCTGCCCAAGCCGCTGCCAACGTGCAAACTTTTTGCGCCCAAGGCCAAGGCGAATTGCTGGGCTGTTGGTTCACCGACATCGGTGTGCTCAATCAAATGATGGTGTTGCGCGGCTTTGACGACTTGGCCACCTTGCAAGCCGAACGCAACCGCACGCAACACAACGCCAGCCCCTTTGGCTGTGGCGACATCTTCCAAAGCTTGGAGCAACACAGCTACCAAGGCTTCCCTTGGATGAAGCCTGTGCGCCCCAGTGCCGAGAGCGGCATCAATGGCCCCGTGTACGAAATTCGCACCTACGGCATCAAACCCGGTGGCGTGCAACCCACGATTGATTTGTGGGAGCAAGCCATTCCCGTGCGCGAAAAAATTTCGCCTTGCGTGGTGGCGATGGTCGCTTTGGATGGCCCGCTGCGCTTCACCAACATTTGGGCTTACCCCACACTCGACGCACGAAGCAAAGCGCGCGCGGATGCGGTGGCCCAAGGCATCTGGCCACCCAAAGGCGGCCCCGCCAACTTGACCACCAACATGGTGTCCACCATTGCCATGCCTACCGCAGTTTCTCCATTGAAATAA
- a CDS encoding sugar phosphate isomerase/epimerase family protein: MRTYSLAYLTANASTVSQAIGIAAELGYGFVGLRLQPNGPGAPFQSFIDDATVQRETLARMADTGVQVFDLEIIRIGEQFDPVVHRPLLEAGAALKARAVLIAADDSNEQRLAHHYAQLCEFMQPYGLTADLEFMPWTGVKDAQAAMRVVKQAGTPMNAGILVDALHFGRSTTSLADIAAIPRELLHYAQMCDAQAGLNFTTEQLIHTARQERLLPGEGNIDVKGLFATLPQDLPVSVEIVNLERSKPIGDKAWAELCLNATQKVLGDA, translated from the coding sequence ATGCGCACTTATTCACTCGCGTACTTAACGGCCAACGCATCCACGGTGTCGCAAGCCATTGGCATTGCGGCAGAGCTGGGCTATGGTTTTGTGGGCTTGCGTTTGCAACCCAATGGGCCTGGCGCTCCGTTTCAAAGTTTCATCGACGATGCCACCGTGCAGCGCGAAACCTTGGCGCGCATGGCCGACACGGGTGTGCAGGTGTTTGACCTTGAAATCATTCGCATCGGCGAACAGTTTGACCCCGTGGTGCACCGCCCCTTGTTAGAGGCGGGGGCCGCACTCAAAGCCCGTGCGGTGTTGATTGCAGCCGACGACAGCAACGAACAGCGTTTGGCCCACCATTACGCGCAACTGTGTGAGTTCATGCAGCCCTACGGCCTCACCGCAGATTTAGAGTTCATGCCGTGGACGGGCGTGAAAGATGCACAAGCCGCGATGCGTGTGGTCAAACAAGCTGGCACGCCGATGAACGCTGGCATCTTGGTGGATGCCTTGCACTTTGGTCGCTCCACCACCAGCTTGGCAGACATTGCCGCCATCCCGCGCGAGTTGCTGCATTACGCACAAATGTGCGATGCACAAGCAGGGTTGAACTTCACCACAGAGCAGCTGATTCACACCGCACGCCAAGAGCGTTTGTTGCCAGGTGAAGGCAATATTGACGTCAAAGGGTTGTTTGCCACCTTGCCGCAAGACTTGCCAGTGAGCGTAGAAATCGTGAACCTTGAGCGTTCGAAGCCGATCGGCGACAAGGCTTGGGCTGAGCTGTGTCTCAACGCCACCCAGAAAGTTTTGGGCGATGCCTGA